GGAGTTCGCCGGAGATGTCGTCGGCGGCCATGAAGCTCGCAAACGCTGCTGACACTAGCTCGGAAGAGTCCCAATCCCTCATCGCGGTAAGAGCCTTCTATCCCCCCTGCATCTCTCCGCCGACCAGACCAACCCCATCTACCTCAGTCCGCAAAACCCTAATACCGAAAATTCCCCAATCCCGCAGGACATGCGCAAGGCCGTCAACACATTGAGGTCCATCGCCGTCGAGTACGAGAAGGAAAACAGGCCCGACAAGGCACGCGACCGCTCCGCATTTTGCCCCCACAAGAGCGCCACGCCTGGAATCGAATCGAAAACCCCTAACCCCTGAAGCCcgtgaatttttttaaaggtcAAGGAGGTCGAGAAGGAAATGCTGGAGCTCTTGGCTTCATACGAGGACTGCGCGTTCCTAGCCGAGGCGGTCAAGGCAGTGCCTCAGATATACCAGCCGTCTGATCAGGTGCGGTGGCCTGTCATGCTTTTGTTGGGGGCCTTCGAATTGGGAGCAAATCTGGCTAATTGTGCGGCCTTTATGGTTTTTGTTCAAAGCCTACGGATTTCAAAAAGCTAATCGAGGCGGAGGTTACCAAAATCAAGGGTAACTCACGAGTGTCGGGACATTGCCAGCAGCTCGTTCGGCAGTTCAGAGAGGTTGTTTGGGTATGTGCTACAGAGAGTTGTATTGGTGGTTGTTGAGAGGATTATTTACAGTTATGCACTGCTATATATGATTATGCTTTTGTTTGGTGTTCAGGTATTGTCAAAAGAGGCACACAAAAGATGTTAAAGTTCTTTTGAGCTATCTGTTTGGGAAAGAATGTATCTGTTTGTGTTTGATTTCAAAATGCCTGACATATTTGTGTACTGTTATTTTCTGCAGGATGTTCATCATGCAGGTCAGCCCATGCCTGGAGATGAACAAGAGGAGCTCGTTATGACTAGCACCCAGAGGAACATCCTAAATATCAAATGCCCAATAACTATGAAGCCCATAATTGAGTTGACAGATCCAGTTCGCTGGAAAGCAGTTAGTGCCCTGCTTGGTTTTATGTCGAAGCTCTTTGAAAATTGTGTCATCGCTCAACTTAAATGGTTGAATCTTGAGCTACATACTATTTAGTAAACAATCGCTGAAAAAATCTCACTTTCTCATTGTGTTTCCACTGGTTAATAACCggttgaatttttttagcacGACATCATGTTCTAAAGATTAACTTTCCACCTGCAAATATCAAGTTTTGTACGCATGAGTCGGTGGCCTACAGTTCcattttactactccctccatccggaAGTAAgactatacaaatccaagtcacttatttccggacgtagggagtactatttttgttttgcctCTACCCTTTCAATCTCATTAAAATCGTCAGGATCTGTTAGCCCCTTGTGTATGATCCACATGCTATAAAAAACATCAGGATTTGGTTAACGCTTGTGCATGATCAGCAATTCAGCATGCTATAAGCAAGCATGTTTTCTCTGTTAACAAACCCTGTCATTCCGTCAGTAAAACTAGTTCGGAA
The Brachypodium distachyon strain Bd21 chromosome 2, Brachypodium_distachyon_v3.0, whole genome shotgun sequence genome window above contains:
- the LOC100833784 gene encoding E3 SUMO-protein ligase MMS21 isoform X1; the protein is MSSAAMKLANAADTSSEESQSLIADMRKAVNTLRSIAVEYEKENRPDKVKEVEKEMLELLASYEDCAFLAEAVKAVPQIYQPSDQPTDFKKLIEAEVTKIKGNSRVSGHCQQLVRQFREVVWDVHHAGQPMPGDEQEELVMTSTQRNILNIKCPITMKPIIELTDPVRWKAVSALLGFMSKLFENCVIAQLKWLNLELHTI
- the LOC100833784 gene encoding E3 SUMO-protein ligase MMS21 isoform X2 gives rise to the protein MSSAAMKLANAADTSSEESQSLIADMRKAVNTLRSIAVEYEKENRPDKVKEVEKEMLELLASYEDCAFLAEAVKAVPQIYQPSDQPTDFKKLIEAEVTKIKGNSRVSGHCQQLVRQFREVVWDVHHAGQPMPGDEQEELVMTSTQRNILNIKCPITMKPIIELTDPVRWKAYGVQTHI